In Flavobacterium lacustre, a genomic segment contains:
- a CDS encoding cation diffusion facilitator family transporter — MSNEQTAIKATYFSIAGNTCLAVIKGLAGIFGNSYALIADAIESTTDIFSSLLVLFGIKYSNKPADDNHPYGHGRAEPLVTFLVVGFLITSATVIAYESIINIRTSHELPKSWTLLVLGAIIIWKEYSFRIVMKRSKETNSSSLKADAWHHRSDAITSIAAFIGISIALVLGKGYETADDWAALFASAFILYNSYLIFRPALGEIMDEHLYDDLIEDIRRVSHQVDGIIDTEKCFIRKSGMRYHVDLHARVDANITVKEGHDLAHLLKDTLRSEIPELGHVLIHVEPN; from the coding sequence ATGTCGAACGAACAAACGGCTATAAAAGCTACTTATTTTAGTATAGCTGGTAATACTTGTCTGGCCGTTATTAAAGGCTTAGCCGGTATTTTTGGTAATTCATATGCTTTAATTGCGGATGCCATAGAATCTACAACCGATATTTTTTCTTCCCTTTTAGTATTGTTTGGAATCAAGTATTCAAATAAACCTGCGGACGATAATCATCCATACGGACACGGTCGAGCAGAACCTTTGGTTACTTTTTTGGTTGTTGGTTTTTTAATTACATCGGCAACAGTTATTGCTTATGAAAGCATAATAAATATCAGAACTTCACACGAATTGCCAAAATCATGGACATTGCTGGTTCTTGGAGCGATTATCATTTGGAAAGAATACTCCTTTCGTATCGTTATGAAGCGAAGTAAAGAAACTAATAGTTCTTCTTTGAAAGCTGATGCTTGGCACCATAGGAGTGATGCCATAACTTCAATAGCGGCTTTTATAGGAATTTCGATTGCTTTGGTTTTAGGAAAAGGATATGAAACAGCCGATGATTGGGCTGCCCTTTTTGCGTCGGCTTTTATATTATACAATAGTTATCTTATTTTCCGACCTGCTTTGGGCGAAATAATGGATGAACATCTTTATGATGATTTAATTGAGGATATCAGACGCGTTTCGCATCAAGTAGATGGGATTATTGATACTGAGAAATGTTTTATTCGCAAATCGGGAATGAGATACCATGTGGATTTACACGCCAGAGTCGATGCCAATATCACCGTAAAAGAAGGGCATGATTTAGCACATCTTTTAAAAGATACCCTGAGAAGCGAAATTCCGGAATTGGGTCATGTTCTCATTCATGTAGAACCAAATTAA
- a CDS encoding porin family protein: MKKILLATILFLAVSANMEAQLVKFGIKAGLNYANQTGTDLTINSENYKTTDAITSYHAGLIAEIKLTDGFSVQPELLYSTQGASYKNATTEFKNELGYLSIPVLAKFHFNKTLSLDLGPQASFLLSERNDFDIKNSETFEFGLAGGLGINITKNLFIQGRYVVGLTEASKDAQAKNSVLQISAGISF; this comes from the coding sequence ATGAAAAAAATACTTTTAGCCACTATTCTATTTCTTGCTGTTTCAGCAAATATGGAAGCACAATTAGTCAAATTCGGTATTAAGGCAGGTTTAAATTATGCCAATCAAACCGGAACAGACCTTACAATTAACAGCGAAAATTATAAAACAACAGACGCCATAACCAGCTATCATGCAGGTCTGATTGCAGAAATTAAACTAACAGATGGTTTTTCGGTTCAGCCGGAATTATTATACTCCACACAAGGCGCTAGCTATAAAAATGCCACAACTGAATTTAAAAATGAATTGGGCTATTTATCGATTCCGGTTTTAGCAAAATTTCATTTTAACAAAACGCTATCTTTAGATCTTGGTCCTCAAGCCTCTTTTTTATTGAGCGAAAGAAATGATTTTGACATAAAAAATTCAGAGACTTTTGAATTTGGACTTGCCGGTGGATTAGGCATTAACATTACCAAAAACTTATTTATTCAAGGTCGATATGTTGTTGGTTTGACCGAAGCTTCAAAAGATGCCCAAGCCAAAAATTCTGTTTTACAAATATCCGCAGGGATTTCCTTTTAA
- a CDS encoding DUF4290 domain-containing protein has protein sequence MNTKYIKENANDTVQHLEYNAERSHLIIPEYGRHLQKLIDQATAITDVEERNKAAKYIIQVMGSLNPHLRDVPDFQHKLWDQLFIMSDFRLDVESPYPIPSREVLQLKPDVLKYPQNFPKYRYYGNNIKYMIDVANKWEEGEMKNALVKVIANHMKKSYLSWNKDTVKDDVIFEHLYELSDGKLNMLQSTEELLNTTDLLRTNKRISNKITPIGQPKIQSNKNLKTGKPKPFQKNNPK, from the coding sequence ATGAACACAAAATATATAAAAGAAAACGCGAACGATACGGTTCAGCATTTGGAATACAATGCCGAAAGATCGCATTTAATTATTCCGGAGTATGGCCGTCATTTGCAAAAACTAATTGACCAAGCCACTGCTATAACGGATGTTGAAGAGCGTAACAAAGCGGCAAAATATATCATACAAGTAATGGGAAGTTTAAATCCTCATTTGCGTGATGTGCCGGATTTTCAGCATAAATTATGGGATCAGTTGTTTATTATGTCTGATTTTAGATTAGATGTAGAATCACCTTATCCAATTCCTTCCCGCGAAGTATTGCAACTAAAACCAGATGTTTTAAAATACCCGCAAAATTTTCCAAAATACAGGTATTACGGCAATAATATTAAATATATGATTGATGTTGCCAATAAATGGGAAGAAGGAGAAATGAAAAATGCATTGGTGAAAGTAATCGCCAATCACATGAAAAAATCCTATTTGAGTTGGAACAAAGACACCGTAAAAGATGATGTCATTTTCGAACATCTTTATGAATTATCAGACGGGAAATTAAATATGTTGCAAAGCACAGAAGAACTGTTGAATACAACTGATTTACTTCGAACAAACAAACGTATTTCTAACAAAATTACACCAATAGGGCAGCCTAAAATTCAAAGTAATAAGAATTTGAAAACAGGAAAGCCAAAACCATTTCAAAAAAACAATCCAAAATAA
- a CDS encoding DUF493 family protein, with the protein MDKDKEKETAEFYERLKVELDMSNTWPALYLFKFIVPSEADNVERVELTFDCMGAVIKTTKSKTGKFTSISVDVQVKDAQEIIDKYQEVATIKGIVSL; encoded by the coding sequence ATGGATAAAGACAAAGAAAAAGAGACTGCTGAATTTTATGAAAGATTAAAAGTAGAGTTGGATATGAGTAATACTTGGCCGGCTTTATATTTGTTTAAATTCATCGTTCCGAGTGAGGCAGATAATGTTGAGCGTGTTGAATTGACTTTTGATTGTATGGGAGCAGTTATAAAAACAACGAAATCCAAGACAGGGAAATTCACCAGTATTTCTGTTGACGTTCAAGTGAAAGACGCACAAGAAATAATAGATAAGTACCAAGAAGTAGCTACAATAAAAGGTATAGTTTCCCTATAA
- the murA gene encoding UDP-N-acetylglucosamine 1-carboxyvinyltransferase, whose amino-acid sequence MGIFKIEGGIALKGEITPQGAKNEALQILCAVLLTPEKVTINNIPDIIDINKLITLLGNLGVKIQKTGPGSYTFQADDVNISYLETEAFKQEGGSLRGSIMIVGPLLARFGKGYIPKPGGDKIGRRRLDTHFEGFINLGAKFRYNREDHFYGVEAPKGLKGADMLLDEASVTGTANIVMAAVLAKGKTTVYNAACEPYLQQLCKMLNSMGAKITGVGSNLLTIEGVESLGGCEHRILPDMIEIGSWIGLAAMTKSEITIKDVSWENLGLIPNTFRKLGITLEKRGDDIYIPAHVDGYEVKTDIDGSILTISDAPWPGFTPDLLSIVLVVATQARGDVLIHQKMFESRLFFVDKLIDMGAKIMLCDPHRAVVMGHDFKSQLKATTMSSPDIRAGISLLIAALSAKGTSTIQNIEQIDRGYERIDERLRAIGAKIVRA is encoded by the coding sequence ATGGGAATTTTCAAAATCGAAGGGGGCATTGCTCTAAAAGGAGAAATCACACCACAAGGAGCAAAAAATGAAGCGTTGCAAATACTTTGTGCCGTATTATTAACTCCTGAAAAAGTAACAATTAATAATATTCCTGATATTATTGACATCAACAAGCTGATTACGCTGCTGGGAAATTTGGGTGTAAAAATTCAAAAAACAGGTCCGGGATCATATACTTTTCAAGCCGATGATGTAAATATTTCCTACTTAGAAACCGAAGCTTTTAAACAAGAAGGGGGTTCACTTCGTGGTTCGATTATGATTGTAGGACCGCTTTTAGCCCGTTTCGGAAAAGGATATATTCCAAAGCCGGGTGGAGACAAAATAGGACGCAGAAGATTGGATACCCACTTTGAAGGATTTATCAATCTTGGAGCTAAATTCAGATACAACCGAGAAGATCATTTCTATGGAGTAGAAGCGCCAAAAGGATTAAAGGGAGCTGATATGCTTCTTGACGAAGCCTCTGTAACCGGTACTGCAAACATTGTGATGGCTGCTGTTTTGGCCAAAGGTAAAACAACAGTATACAACGCTGCTTGTGAACCTTATTTGCAACAATTGTGTAAAATGTTGAACTCCATGGGAGCGAAAATCACAGGAGTTGGTTCTAATTTACTAACCATTGAAGGGGTAGAAAGTTTAGGAGGATGTGAACACAGAATTCTTCCGGATATGATTGAGATTGGAAGTTGGATTGGTTTAGCAGCCATGACCAAATCTGAGATTACGATAAAAGATGTAAGCTGGGAAAACCTTGGACTTATTCCTAATACATTCAGAAAACTGGGTATTACACTCGAAAAAAGAGGCGATGATATCTATATTCCTGCTCATGTTGACGGATATGAAGTAAAAACCGATATTGATGGTTCTATTTTAACGATTTCTGATGCGCCATGGCCAGGATTTACACCTGATTTATTGAGCATTGTTTTAGTCGTTGCCACACAAGCCAGAGGCGATGTGTTGATTCACCAAAAAATGTTTGAAAGCCGCTTATTTTTCGTAGATAAATTGATTGATATGGGGGCCAAAATTATGCTGTGTGATCCACACCGAGCAGTAGTTATGGGACATGATTTCAAATCACAACTCAAAGCGACTACTATGTCTTCACCAGATATTCGCGCGGGAATCTCTTTATTGATAGCAGCACTTTCTGCAAAAGGAACGAGCACTATTCAAAATATTGAGCAAATCGACCGAGGATATGAGCGAATTGATGAACGATTGAGAGCCATTGGAGCCAAAATCGTCAGAGCATAA
- a CDS encoding aminotransferase class IV has protein sequence MVNFNGILEAQDSNIVTQNRAFLYGDAVFETVKIVNDKILFLEDHYFRLMAAMRIVRMEIPMNFTMDYFEEQILYVVKNNGFSASARARITVYRNDGGYYLPKNNTISYLVHATALENTLYVAPEGDFEVDLYKDFYVSKQLLSTLKTTNKILNVAASIYADENGLNTCILLNDSKNVVEAVYGNLFMLQGNTLTTPPVSEGCVNGVMRKQVLELAKKIENLEVIEAIISPFDLQKADELFLTNVIKGIQPITKYRKKEFVTAKAMLLIQKLNDLVRQN, from the coding sequence ATGGTAAATTTTAATGGGATTTTAGAAGCACAAGATTCAAATATAGTAACTCAAAATCGCGCTTTTTTATATGGAGATGCTGTTTTTGAAACTGTTAAAATAGTAAATGATAAAATTTTATTTTTAGAAGATCATTATTTCAGATTGATGGCTGCTATGCGAATCGTTAGAATGGAAATCCCCATGAATTTTACCATGGATTATTTTGAAGAGCAGATTCTTTATGTAGTCAAAAATAATGGTTTTTCTGCTTCGGCAAGAGCCAGAATTACAGTTTATAGAAATGATGGCGGGTATTATTTGCCTAAGAATAATACAATTTCCTATCTTGTTCACGCTACCGCTTTAGAAAATACTTTGTATGTTGCTCCTGAGGGTGATTTTGAGGTGGATTTGTACAAAGATTTTTATGTTAGCAAGCAATTGCTCTCTACTTTAAAAACAACGAATAAGATCTTAAATGTTGCTGCTAGTATTTATGCGGATGAAAACGGATTAAACACATGTATTTTATTAAATGACAGCAAGAATGTTGTTGAAGCCGTTTATGGTAATCTTTTTATGTTACAAGGTAATACGTTAACCACACCACCTGTTTCTGAAGGATGTGTTAATGGTGTTATGAGAAAGCAGGTCTTGGAACTGGCAAAAAAGATAGAAAATCTTGAAGTTATTGAAGCCATTATTTCGCCGTTTGATCTTCAAAAGGCCGATGAGTTATTTTTAACCAATGTTATAAAAGGAATTCAGCCTATAACGAAATATAGAAAGAAAGAGTTTGTTACTGCTAAAGCAATGCTTTTAATACAAAAGCTTAACGATTTGGTGCGTCAAAATTAG
- a CDS encoding HU family DNA-binding protein, with product MNKSELIDAIAADAGITKAAAKLALESFLGNVGGTLKKGGRVSLVGFGSWSVSARAARDGRNPQTGKTIQIAAKNVVKFKAGAELEGAVN from the coding sequence ATGAACAAATCAGAATTAATCGACGCTATCGCTGCTGATGCAGGAATTACAAAAGCTGCAGCAAAATTAGCTTTAGAATCATTTTTAGGTAATGTAGGTGGTACTTTGAAAAAAGGTGGAAGAGTATCTTTAGTAGGTTTTGGATCTTGGTCAGTTTCTGCTAGAGCTGCTAGAGACGGAAGAAATCCTCAAACTGGAAAAACTATTCAAATAGCTGCAAAAAACGTAGTAAAATTCAAAGCTGGTGCTGAATTAGAAGGAGCAGTAAACTAA
- a CDS encoding YqgE/AlgH family protein — protein sequence MISEKLKKGHLLIAEPSIIGDLSFNRSVILLADHNQEGSVGFIINKPLKYTIKDLLPDINANFKIYNGGPVEQDNLYFIHNVPDLIPNSIEISNGIYWGGDFESVKNLINLGKINKNNIRFFLGYTGWEEDQLATEMECNSWIIAANSYENKIIGKSTTHFWKEKIIELGGDYVIWSNAPENPLLN from the coding sequence ATGATTTCAGAAAAATTAAAAAAAGGACACTTGCTTATTGCTGAGCCTTCTATAATTGGAGACTTGTCGTTCAACAGATCTGTTATTTTATTAGCTGATCATAACCAAGAAGGATCTGTGGGTTTTATTATTAACAAACCCTTGAAATATACCATCAAAGATTTACTTCCTGACATCAATGCTAATTTTAAAATCTACAATGGCGGTCCCGTTGAACAGGATAATCTTTATTTTATCCACAACGTACCGGACTTGATTCCTAATAGTATAGAAATTTCAAATGGAATATACTGGGGAGGCGACTTCGAATCCGTTAAAAACCTCATCAATTTAGGAAAAATAAACAAAAATAATATTCGATTTTTCTTGGGATATACCGGCTGGGAAGAAGACCAGTTAGCCACAGAAATGGAATGCAATTCGTGGATTATTGCCGCAAACAGTTATGAAAATAAAATCATAGGCAAATCAACTACACACTTTTGGAAAGAAAAAATCATTGAATTAGGAGGAGATTATGTTATCTGGTCTAATGCACCTGAAAATCCACTTCTAAACTAA
- a CDS encoding ATP-binding protein — MQKEIIVIIGGPGTGKTSIIEKLIANGHCCYPEISRQVTLEAQKQGIEQLFLKNPLLFSELLLEGRKKQFESACNEPHEVVFLDRGIPDVLAYMHYIGDSYPSFFDTACREHIYTRIFILPPWEEIYVSDRERYENFEQAKLIYNHLTETYQNYGYELIEVPKDSVDNRILFILDKISK, encoded by the coding sequence GTGCAGAAAGAAATCATAGTTATCATTGGCGGTCCGGGAACAGGAAAAACCAGTATTATCGAGAAATTAATCGCTAACGGTCATTGCTGCTATCCAGAAATTTCCAGACAGGTAACTCTCGAAGCACAAAAACAGGGAATTGAACAATTGTTCCTCAAAAACCCGTTGTTATTTAGCGAATTATTGCTTGAAGGGCGAAAAAAACAATTCGAAAGCGCCTGCAACGAACCGCACGAAGTTGTTTTTCTGGACAGAGGAATCCCTGATGTTCTGGCATATATGCACTATATTGGAGACAGTTATCCTTCTTTTTTTGACACCGCTTGCCGAGAACACATCTATACCCGGATATTTATTCTTCCGCCTTGGGAAGAAATTTATGTAAGCGACAGAGAACGTTACGAAAACTTCGAACAAGCAAAACTTATCTACAATCACCTTACAGAAACCTATCAAAATTACGGATACGAACTTATAGAAGTACCAAAAGATAGTGTAGATAACAGAATTCTTTTTATCTTAGATAAAATTTCAAAATAA
- the aroQ gene encoding type II 3-dehydroquinate dehydratase: MKIAIINGPNLNLLGKREPEVYGSQTFEEYFTTLQIQFPQIEFTYYQSNIEGELIDKIQEFGFSYDGIILNAGAYTHTSIGIGDAIKAITTPVIEVHISNTFSRESFRHQSYISGNAKGVILGFGLKSYELAIRSFL, encoded by the coding sequence ATGAAAATTGCCATCATCAACGGACCTAATCTTAACCTCTTAGGAAAACGGGAACCTGAAGTATACGGAAGTCAAACTTTTGAAGAATATTTTACCACTTTACAAATACAGTTCCCACAAATTGAATTCACCTATTATCAGAGTAATATTGAGGGCGAATTAATTGATAAAATTCAGGAATTTGGTTTTTCATACGACGGTATTATTCTAAATGCCGGAGCTTACACGCATACTTCTATCGGGATTGGCGATGCCATAAAAGCCATTACAACTCCGGTAATCGAGGTTCATATTTCGAATACTTTTTCACGCGAAAGCTTTAGACATCAATCCTATATATCCGGAAATGCTAAAGGAGTGATTTTAGGTTTTGGTCTAAAAAGCTATGAATTAGCCATACGCTCTTTTTTATAA
- a CDS encoding RecQ family ATP-dependent DNA helicase, with protein MQTAVAILQKYWKHDSFRSLQNEIIDSVLNGQDTFALMPTGGGKSICFQVPAMMKEGICLVISPLVALMKDQVANLQKRNIKAIALTGGIKSDEMIDLLDNCQFGNYKFLYVSPERLQSDWILNRIKSLPVNLIAIDEAHCVSQWGHDFRPAYLKISDLKKHFPKIPFLALTATATPRVQDDIITALGLHNPQLFQKSFERKNIAYMVFEVEDKLFRIKQILEKNPQPSIIYVRNRKSCLDISSQLQSLGFKATYYHGGLSPKEKDKNMQLWMQEDVQVIVATNAFGMGIDKANVKTVIHIQLPENIENYYQESGRAGRNGEKSFSVVLTSPSDIFQAENQFIRNLPDKPFLTAVYIKLCNYFQIAYGEGMDQRFTFNLNHFCLKYDFPILKTYNAMQFLDRQGILNLSQEFSEKITMQFLIPSKEVIRYISMNSNDEEIILTILRTYPGIYEMQTAFNLQLIAKKSNHKESEIQAVLHKLKEKDIIEYHAKNNDTTLIFNEIREDERTINRVSKYLEKQNLLKTEQLKAVLHYVNEKKTCKNKLILDYFGEKITNDCGICSYCISKKTQTVDIASLSKEILTLLKTEKLNSREIQNRTNTNAKDVIFVLQELLEKEALLIHSNNKYSIKL; from the coding sequence ATGCAAACAGCAGTAGCAATTCTTCAAAAATATTGGAAACACGACAGCTTCCGATCGCTTCAAAACGAGATTATCGATTCCGTTTTAAACGGTCAGGATACTTTTGCGCTTATGCCAACCGGTGGCGGAAAATCAATTTGTTTTCAAGTTCCTGCAATGATGAAAGAAGGAATTTGTCTGGTAATTTCTCCTTTGGTCGCCTTGATGAAAGATCAGGTAGCCAATTTGCAAAAACGAAACATCAAAGCAATTGCATTGACCGGAGGTATCAAATCAGACGAAATGATTGACCTTTTAGACAATTGCCAATTCGGAAATTATAAATTCCTTTATGTTTCCCCGGAACGATTACAATCAGATTGGATTCTGAATCGTATCAAAAGTCTTCCCGTAAACCTTATTGCAATCGACGAAGCACATTGTGTTTCGCAATGGGGTCATGATTTTCGCCCTGCTTATTTGAAAATTTCCGATTTAAAAAAACATTTCCCAAAAATTCCATTTTTGGCTTTGACCGCAACCGCAACACCCAGAGTTCAGGACGATATCATCACAGCATTAGGATTGCATAATCCGCAACTATTCCAGAAATCATTTGAAAGGAAAAACATTGCGTACATGGTTTTTGAAGTAGAAGACAAACTTTTTAGAATCAAACAAATACTGGAGAAAAACCCTCAACCGTCTATCATTTATGTCCGAAACAGAAAATCATGTTTGGATATTTCCAGCCAATTGCAATCGTTAGGATTTAAAGCAACGTATTATCACGGTGGGCTTTCGCCAAAAGAAAAAGATAAAAACATGCAGCTGTGGATGCAGGAAGATGTTCAGGTGATTGTAGCAACAAATGCATTTGGAATGGGAATTGACAAAGCCAATGTAAAAACCGTCATTCACATACAACTTCCTGAAAACATTGAAAATTATTATCAGGAATCCGGTCGCGCAGGTCGAAATGGTGAAAAATCATTTTCAGTGGTATTGACCAGTCCTTCGGATATTTTTCAGGCCGAAAATCAATTCATACGCAATCTTCCCGACAAACCTTTTCTGACTGCGGTTTACATCAAGTTGTGCAATTATTTTCAGATTGCTTACGGCGAAGGCATGGACCAACGTTTCACGTTCAATTTAAATCATTTTTGCCTGAAATATGACTTCCCGATTTTAAAAACATACAATGCGATGCAATTTCTGGACAGACAAGGCATCCTGAATTTATCCCAAGAATTCTCGGAGAAGATTACCATGCAATTTTTGATTCCGTCTAAAGAAGTCATTCGATACATTAGTATGAATTCAAACGACGAGGAAATTATTCTGACCATCTTGCGAACTTATCCAGGAATTTACGAAATGCAAACCGCTTTCAATTTACAACTGATTGCCAAAAAATCAAATCACAAAGAATCCGAAATCCAAGCTGTTCTTCATAAACTAAAAGAAAAAGACATCATTGAATACCATGCTAAAAACAATGACACTACTTTAATTTTTAATGAAATTCGCGAAGATGAAAGGACGATTAATCGGGTTTCAAAATATTTAGAGAAGCAAAACCTGCTAAAAACAGAACAACTTAAAGCGGTGCTGCATTATGTTAATGAAAAAAAGACCTGCAAAAACAAATTGATTTTGGATTATTTTGGAGAAAAAATAACCAACGATTGCGGAATTTGCTCCTATTGTATTTCAAAAAAAACACAAACGGTCGATATCGCATCGCTTTCGAAAGAAATTTTGACACTTTTAAAAACCGAAAAATTAAATTCAAGAGAAATACAAAACAGAACAAATACAAACGCTAAGGATGTTATCTTTGTATTACAGGAATTATTAGAAAAAGAAGCACTCCTTATACATTCAAACAATAAATATTCAATAAAATTATAA
- the fmt gene encoding methionyl-tRNA formyltransferase, translating into MEKLRIVFMGTPEFAVGILDTIIKNNYEVVGVITAADKPAGRGQKIKYSAVKEYAVEHNLTLLQPTNLKDETFLEELKALNANLQIVVAFRMLPKVVWEMPSLGTFNLHASLLPNYRGAAPINWAIINGETKTGVTTFFIDDKIDTGAMILSSEIAIEPTENVGQLHDRLMQLGSATVVDTLALIEKGNVTTTIQKDTAEIKTAYKLNKENCKIDWTKPASEINNLIRGLSPYPVAWCFFSDKEEEWNVKIHEAKIISEEHTKAIGSLVCTKKEMKIAVENGFIQVLSLQFPGKKKMSTSEFLNGITFSENAKVY; encoded by the coding sequence ATGGAAAAATTACGAATTGTTTTTATGGGAACACCAGAATTCGCCGTTGGAATCCTGGACACCATAATCAAAAATAACTATGAAGTAGTTGGCGTCATAACCGCAGCGGATAAACCGGCCGGTCGCGGACAAAAAATAAAATATTCTGCTGTAAAAGAATATGCAGTTGAACACAATCTTACTTTATTACAACCCACCAACCTGAAAGACGAAACTTTTTTAGAAGAATTAAAAGCGTTGAATGCCAATTTACAAATTGTAGTCGCCTTTAGAATGTTACCAAAAGTGGTATGGGAAATGCCATCATTAGGCACATTTAACCTCCACGCTTCACTCCTGCCGAATTATCGGGGTGCGGCTCCAATAAATTGGGCTATCATCAACGGGGAAACAAAAACCGGAGTGACCACTTTTTTTATTGATGACAAAATAGATACCGGCGCAATGATTTTAAGCTCAGAAATTGCAATTGAACCAACAGAAAATGTCGGACAACTGCATGACCGCTTAATGCAGTTGGGCAGCGCAACAGTTGTTGATACCTTAGCCTTGATAGAAAAAGGAAATGTGACGACCACAATACAAAAAGACACTGCCGAAATCAAAACAGCATACAAGCTTAATAAAGAGAATTGCAAAATTGACTGGACAAAACCAGCTTCCGAAATCAACAATCTGATACGAGGATTAAGTCCATATCCGGTTGCATGGTGTTTTTTTAGCGACAAAGAGGAAGAATGGAATGTGAAGATTCACGAAGCAAAAATCATTTCAGAAGAACACACAAAAGCAATTGGGAGCTTGGTTTGCACCAAAAAAGAAATGAAAATAGCAGTCGAAAACGGCTTCATTCAGGTATTGAGTTTACAATTTCCGGGCAAGAAAAAGATGAGTACATCTGAATTTTTGAATGGAATCACTTTTTCAGAAAACGCAAAAGTTTACTAA